One Lycium barbarum isolate Lr01 chromosome 5, ASM1917538v2, whole genome shotgun sequence genomic window carries:
- the LOC132642076 gene encoding mitochondrial uncoupling protein 3, producing MTVGLEMKAQEVSNGRKAHTTKITVTAISAMTAETSTFPVDLIKTRLQLAGESSKRTSAVRLVSEILRNDGVLGLYKGLSPAIIRHLFYTPIRIVNYEFLRNFLVPDDHTLSLSSKAVIGGISGVIAQVVASPADLVKVRMQADSRMASQGLQPRYCGPFDAFNKIIRTEGFKGLWKGVLPNVQRAFLVNMGELACYDHAKRFVINNNIANDNIYAHTLSSIMSGLSATTLSCPADVIKTRMMNQAADKQGNCKYRNSFDCLVKTVRVEGLKALWKGFFPTWARLGPWQFVFWVSYEKFRQIAGLSSF from the exons atgaccgtCGGGCTGGAAATGAAAGCCCAAGAGGTAAGCAATGGCCGGAAAGCCCATACAACGAAGATAACAGTAACGGCGATATCAGCAATGACGGCCGAAACGTCGACGTTTCCGGTTGACCTCATCAAAACTCGGCTTCAACTCGCCGGCGAATCATCCAAGCGGACATCAGCCGTTCGATTAGTATCAGAGATCTTACGAAACGACGGCGTTTTAGGACTATACAAAGGATTGTCACCGGCAATTATAAGACATCTCTTTTACACTCCAATTCGAATAGTTAACTATGAGTTTTTAAGGAATTTTTTAGTTCCTGATGATCATACTCTTTCTCTGTCAAGTAAAGCTGTAATTGGTGGAATATCTGGTGTTATTGCTCAG GTTGTGGCAAGCCCAGCTGATCTTGTGAAAGTTAGGATGCAAGCAGACAGTAGAATGGCAAGTCAGGGTCTGCAACCTCGATATTGCGGGCCATTTGATGCTTTCAACAAGATTATCCGGACTGAAGGCTTCAAGGGACTTTGGAAGGGTGTGCTCCCAAATGTCCAGAGAGCTTTTTTAGTTAACATGGGAGAATTGGCTTGCTATGATCATGCAAAGCGCTTTGTTATCAATAACAACATAGCGAATGATAATATTTATGCACACACGTTATCATCTATAATGTCAGGTCTGTCAGCAACTACATTGAGTTGTCCAGCAGATGTGATTAAGACAAGAATGATGAATCAGGCTGCTGATAAGCAAGGGAATTGTAAATATAGAAACTCCTTTGATTGTCTTGTCAAAACTGTTAGAGTTGAAGGACTCAAAGCATTATGGAAGGGATTCTTTCCTACATGGGCAAGGCTCGGCCCTTGGCAATTCGTATTCTGGGTATCATATGAGAAATTCCGACAAATTGCTGGTCTCTCTTCATTTTAA